Sequence from the Bacillus mesophilus genome:
GTTATGTTACTGTTTATGATGCATATGCTTAAAAACCGTAAAGTAAATATAGGTATCGCAACGGCTAGTGTCATTTTGTTCTCGATCTCGTTGTTCTTACTCCGTAGCCAGATTCTTGTGGATGATACCGATTATATGGAAGCCATGATTCCTCATCATTCGATTGCCATTTTGACAAGTGAACGGGCAACCATCACAGATCCACGAGTTCGAAACCTTGCTGATAATATAATTGAAACACAAAAGAAGGAAATTACAGAAATGAAGGAATTGATTGAAGACCTAGAGGATGATAAGTAGCTTGTTCGTAAGATACGAACAAGCTACTTAAAATATTTAAGAAAAATATAATTTTAGTATTATATGGTAAGGTACTGAAACTAAATCACTATGTCATGTCCTAATTAATAATGTCCCTGTCATCTTGGAAACGTACCAGGTTACTAGTAATTTCCTCGATCATCTTTGTCGGTTCATCTGCCCTAAATACAACTTTACTTACATTCTTCTTGATTCCGTAAGATGCTTTCATTTCAATAGGTTCTCTTAAGGTTATTTCATACTGCGGGGAATCAATCTGTAATAAGGAGTAGTAGGTATCCTTCGGTGCTTTTACCCCTAAATCAAGCTCCTTGGCTTTAGTAATATGTTCAATATTGTCGATTTCTACCTCAATACTACCTTGAAACCCTAACCGGATGATTAATTTTCCATCTCTAATGACATGTGGTAAATACTTCACCGAATGATATAAACCGATTAGATACAAAAAGCCATATACATTTAATACAGTAAAAATCCATGCTATTACCTCATTCCATCGTTGTATCAGATAATGGAATAATACACCCTCTCCTACTATTAATATTGAAAACACAATGACAATGGTTTTTATTTGTGAAGATTTATAATAGGTAAATGTTTTGCCTACTTCTACCTTAGGTTTTTTAAACCACACAAATATGGAATAATAGAACACATTAAGTTCTGTTAGTACAAGTTCTAATAATCGGTTTTTTCCTATTTTTGGTTCAAGTGCACCTCTCATCATCTCAATAAATTCAAGGTCCTGATGATCGGTATTTTTTCTAGAAGAGTTTATACTTTTCACAATCGAATAAACAATGAAACTCGCAATAACAATTTCTAATGTGATGACTATCCAAATAAGATCTTTAAAGTATGTTCTTCCTATAAAAAGTAAAAGTAATAGAATGAATAATATGGTGAATTTTTTTATAATGAACACATCTAATAGTAAGATACTTCCATTTTATCAGATTGTAGTTTGCTGGGATTGTTTTTTTATCATAGAAAAAGACCTGTTTCCAGGTATTGAATACTTAGGCATTTCTAACTGATATAATTAATTTACACAGAAACATCTTCACTAATTTCCTAATTTAATTAAAAACTGAGGCACGCTTTCTTAATAATGCAATTAATCGTTCTGAGCTAAGCAGCATTCCGATAATAAAGATAACGATAAAAAACGGGAAGATTCCTATTGTTGTATGGGATGCAATCAAGCCAAGAGTAGGTGGGATAAAGGTACCACCTGTATAAGCTACAGCCATTTGATAGCCCATAATCGTCTGGGAGTGCGTTTTACCAAAACGAGCTGGTGTTTCATGTAACATAGATGGATAAATGGGTGCAAATCCAAATCCGACCATGATAAAGCCTACAAGAGAAACCGTAGTTGGCAATGGTAGGATCAGGAGTGCGGCACCCACTAGTGCTATGATTTGTCCTAATCGAATGAGCATCGTGTTACTCATTTTAAACGTAACAAAACCAGTTAAGAATCTACCAATCGTTAGGCCTCCCCAGTAGAATGAAACCCACTGTGCCGCTGTTGCTGCTGATAATTCCTTTACATTCACGAGATAGCTACTTCCCCATAGTCCCACTGTTGTCTCGACCCCGCAATAAAACAGGAACGTCAACAGGGATAGCTTCACACCTTTAATATGCAAAGGTTTTGTATGTTCACGAGAAGGTTCATCATCGAGCGTTTCCGTATTTTCAGATAGACCACCCTCTCTGTTGTTCGAAGCATTATTCCACAATGGTAAGGAAATTAAAAGGATCGCTGCTAATATGAACTGAATGATAGCGATTGTAAGATAACCGTTTCTCCAGGCACCATCTCCTAACATAAACCCAGCCATGATGATAACAGGACCCAAGGTAGCTCCTACACCCCAGAAACTATGTAACCAGCTCATATGGTGTGCTTTATAATGGTTCGCAACATAATTGTTTAATGCGGTATCGACAGCTCCAGCACCAAATCCAAGAAGGATCGACCATACCCCCATCCAAATGATCGATGGAGCAACATACATACCTAGTAAAGCACTAGCCGTCAGTAAGCCACTAAAAAACGTGACCTTCCCCGTTCCAAATCGTTTTATTACTTTTCCACTAACAATACTTGAAACAATGGTGCCTCCTGCGATGGTCATAAAAAGGATTCCAGCTGTCTCTAGCGGTACACCAAAATCCTTTTGCATCAGGGGCCAAGCTGCTCCTAATAGTGAATCTGGTAATCCTAGACTTATAAATGCTAAATAAATGATTAGTAAAAGTAATAGTGTCATGTTAATGTGTTTTCTCCTAGGTGTCTTTTGACTTCTTTTTTCTAATAGGTAAAATGAATACTTACTATATTAGTTTATTTAGTATTCCAGGTCTAGAACAAAGCTAGCAGAAACGAAGTTCCGCTAGCTTTGTTCTAGACGTATTTAATTCAGTTTTGTTCCCTCTTTACTATAGATTTCTATTTTGTAAGAGTCCCCTTTCAGGCTATCCTTCATCTCATCTGATTCTAGCATTTCAGTTATTCTTTTTTCTAATTCAAGGCTATAGTTCTTGCTATCTAGTTCTGAAGAAGACACAGATGATTGAATGATTAGGGTTGGAGATGGATCAAGCGTGTATCCAACGCTTTTCACCTTAAATTGTTCATTTTTCATTTGCTCGGACAATGGTGAGACAATTTCAACGGCCCATCGATTGTCTTGCTGCATTTTCGCTACGTCTATTTTTTTGACTTGGACACTATTTATTTCCGCATCATGTTCCTTTGCTACACCTAGTACAATCTCTTTTATTAAACCCTCTTGCATTTCTGTATGTGGGACCTCGACTTGAATAAATTCCTTACCATTCCCGTCTGTATTCACATAGAGGGATATTATATTGAAGTGTTGGTTTTTCAACTCTAGGATCATCTCATCCGTTAATTCTTGATGAGGTTCTGCGAATGCCTGAACCGTTACATCATAATCACTATGTCCTTCTACACTTAGGGCTTCTTTTACCGTATGAATCACATCACTCTTCACTTCTTTGAGATAATCGTCTGAACCGGAAATAACAACTAACACATCATTTTCAAAAGCTCTTACATTAATTCCTTTTAGGTCAATTCCCTTTTCTAGTAGAGGAGCAGCCAATTTTTCTTCCATGCTTGGATGTGTGAACATAGTGTTTAGATAGGGAATTTTTTCTATGACACTCGCAACAGTTGGTGAAACATTTGCTGATAAGAAGAACACGGTTAATAGGAATCCGGGAATTGCCACAGCCAAAGCCACCGGTTTAAACTTCCACCCTTTTACAGGATCTTTTTCACTTAACATTCTTTTCTTAATCTTCATTTCAAGTGAACGATCAAATTCGATTTCAGATAAAACGGTCGTTGTCATGCTTTGTTTAAGATTTTTCAATTTATTTTCCATACGATTCACCGTCCTTTTCATACATTTCTTTAAGTAAGTTACGACCTCTATGAAGCCTGCTTTTAACTGTATTAGGATTAATTCTTAGTAAATCACTGAGTTCATCGATGGTGTATTCTTCAAAATAATAAAGAAAGATGACTTCACGATATTTGACTGGAAGAGAGAGCACTTTCAAAGATAAACTTCTATCTTCAAATTTATCCATCATTTCCTGTTCCGGATCTCGACCTGGTGAAATATGGTGATCAAACAAATATTCGTTCATTTTTTTACCTCGATAACTCCACGACCTCATGACGTCTTTACAGCGGTTTCCGGTAATCCGGTAAAGCCACGTTTTTATACTAGAGTCACCTCTAAACTTATGTATGTTCTTATAGCAATTAACAAAGACATCCTGTGTAATATCTTCAGCTAAGGTTCGATCCTTTACGTAACTATAGGCGAGCCAGAGTATGTTTTGACCATATTCTTTTATAATATAATCTATTGTAAATTCTTCTTTCTCAAAGTGATCAAGAACATCTTCTTGTAAAAATCTTTCCATCTTATCGCCTCCTTCCTACAAATACAGACGACCGTTTTTCAAAATGGTTCCCAAAACTTTTATAAAAATTTTAGTAAAAGACCAAAAAGGAGAGGATTCAGGTTTTATGTTTTTTTGACTAATCTAGTCAATTGC
This genomic interval carries:
- a CDS encoding DUF305 domain-containing protein; amino-acid sequence: MNPYYKFAGMVITSTILMFLFKYWSTYEIGHIFFSESRLYMALLMGATMTFVMLLFMMHMLKNRKVNIGIATASVILFSISLFLLRSQILVDDTDYMEAMIPHHSIAILTSERATITDPRVRNLADNIIETQKKEITEMKELIEDLEDDK
- a CDS encoding MFS transporter, giving the protein MTLLLLLIIYLAFISLGLPDSLLGAAWPLMQKDFGVPLETAGILFMTIAGGTIVSSIVSGKVIKRFGTGKVTFFSGLLTASALLGMYVAPSIIWMGVWSILLGFGAGAVDTALNNYVANHYKAHHMSWLHSFWGVGATLGPVIIMAGFMLGDGAWRNGYLTIAIIQFILAAILLISLPLWNNASNNREGGLSENTETLDDEPSREHTKPLHIKGVKLSLLTFLFYCGVETTVGLWGSSYLVNVKELSAATAAQWVSFYWGGLTIGRFLTGFVTFKMSNTMLIRLGQIIALVGAALLILPLPTTVSLVGFIMVGFGFAPIYPSMLHETPARFGKTHSQTIMGYQMAVAYTGGTFIPPTLGLIASHTTIGIFPFFIVIFIIGMLLSSERLIALLRKRASVFN
- a CDS encoding DUF4030 domain-containing protein, with amino-acid sequence MENKLKNLKQSMTTTVLSEIEFDRSLEMKIKKRMLSEKDPVKGWKFKPVALAVAIPGFLLTVFFLSANVSPTVASVIEKIPYLNTMFTHPSMEEKLAAPLLEKGIDLKGINVRAFENDVLVVISGSDDYLKEVKSDVIHTVKEALSVEGHSDYDVTVQAFAEPHQELTDEMILELKNQHFNIISLYVNTDGNGKEFIQVEVPHTEMQEGLIKEIVLGVAKEHDAEINSVQVKKIDVAKMQQDNRWAVEIVSPLSEQMKNEQFKVKSVGYTLDPSPTLIIQSSVSSSELDSKNYSLELEKRITEMLESDEMKDSLKGDSYKIEIYSKEGTKLN
- a CDS encoding sigma-70 family RNA polymerase sigma factor, producing the protein MERFLQEDVLDHFEKEEFTIDYIIKEYGQNILWLAYSYVKDRTLAEDITQDVFVNCYKNIHKFRGDSSIKTWLYRITGNRCKDVMRSWSYRGKKMNEYLFDHHISPGRDPEQEMMDKFEDRSLSLKVLSLPVKYREVIFLYYFEEYTIDELSDLLRINPNTVKSRLHRGRNLLKEMYEKDGESYGK